Proteins from a genomic interval of Falco rusticolus isolate bFalRus1 chromosome 7, bFalRus1.pri, whole genome shotgun sequence:
- the FCF1 gene encoding rRNA-processing protein FCF1 homolog, producing MGKQKKVRKYAAMKRMISLRDQRINEKDRAKGPVKKKEDPSAIKEREVPQHPSCLFFQYNTQLGPPYHILVDTNFINFSIKAKLDLVQSMMDCLYAKCIPCITDCVMGEIEKLGQKYRVALRIAKDPRFERLPCMHKGTYADDCLVQRVTQHKCYIVATVDKELKRRIRKIPGVPIMYISRHRYNIERMPDDYGAPRL from the exons atG GGGAAGCAGAAGAAGGTGCGGAAGTACGCGGCCATGAAGCGCATGATCAGCCTCCGGGACCAACGCAT TAACGAGAAGGACCGGGCGAAAGGCCCGGTGAAGAAGAAGGAGGACCCGAGTGCCATCAAGGAGCGGGAGGT cccccagcatccCTCTTGCTTGTTCTTCCAGTATAATACCCAGTTGGGACCCCCTTACCACATCCTCGTTGACACTAACTTCATCAACTTCTCCATCAAGGCCAAGCTGGACCTAGTGCAGTCGATGATGGACTGTCTCTATGCCAAGT GTATTCCATGTATCACAGATTGTGTAATGGGTGAAATTGAGAAGTTAGGGCAGAAGTACCGTGTGGCGTTAAG AATTGCCAAGGACCCTCGGTTTGAACGCTTGCCATGTATGCACAAAGGGACCTACGCAGATGACTGCTTGGTACAGAGGGTCACTcag cacaaaTGTTACATTGTGGCCACAGTGGATAAAGAGCTCAAGCGGAGAATACGAAAAATCCCAGGAGTGCCTATAATGTACATTTCCAGGCACAG ATACAACATTGAGAGAATGCCAGATGATTATGGAGCACCTCGACTCTAA